The genomic region GCTGCTATTGAATAGTGTCTGGAGAACTTCCAGTGACATTTCAAGCAGCGGCAACGCAACACAGTGGAGGGACTTGGCTTCACAAGCAAATCGCTGTTTTATCGTATCATCACACTCAAAACTGTCTGGAAAGATGTTCCTGTGtaaatcagccattttttcccctcacaaaatGTTCCAATACACCTTTCCACACTGCCCTTTCAAGTAACATGCATTTTTCTTTCTCAAGTTGCATTCAGATGTGATCTTAAGTCGTAATTTGCCCTGACCAACACAAATACAGCTCCCCTcattcttttccctcccttcttatGAGAAATACaccttaagaagaaaaagagtttggatttatgacccacctttctttcctgtaaggagactcaaagcagcttacaaacgcctttcccttcctctccccacaacagacaccttgtgaggcaggtggggctgagagttctgagagaactgtgactggctcaaggtcacccagcagacttcatgcgtagaagctgggaaacaaaaccagttctccagataacagtccaccattcatgtggagtggggaatcaaattcggttctccacattagagtccactgcttctaaccactataccatgctggctgaaaCAAATTCTGGTTCCCCATGACATATGGCTGCAGGATTCTGGATGAACTGGAGTTTGTTCAGTCCCTGAAACTGGGAGTTTAAGTCATAATGACACGGATTTATGGTTTTCTTTAAATTTGTGATTAGTACACCAGAGATCTATGGACCTTGTGTATCCTGTGCTGGCACATTAATCAAGCCAGTGGAGCTGCTGTGCAGAATAAACCACACTTGGACCCTGTGTAGTCACTCAATGACACTCTTGTCACCATCACATTTAAATCAGACCTAATGCAAATGCTGTAAATGCAGAAACACTTGATATTGTACTGATGGAGGggctagctaccctgtttccccgaatataagacatcccctgaaaataagacgtagtagaggttttgctgaagtgcgaaatatagggcatcccccgaaagtaagacgtagcaaagtttttgtttggaagcatgcccgacgaacagaatacagaaaaataagacatcccctgaaaataagacatagcgcatctttgggagcaaaaattaatataagacactgtcttattttcggggaaacacggtatgttcaACTGAGACACCCACAGACCACAGCGGATTGCAGTACTCTGCAGTCCTGCACTGAAACCAAAGGCTAGTTTATCCTGTGCCTGTCAAAAAACTATCAACTTAGAGTCTTAGACTGTGCCCTAAAAGATACCAGAAAATAAATGACATGCTAAGAgacctttttgtaaaaaaaaaaaaaggggctcagggtgggggcATGGATAATGCCTGAATGTGCTCCTTCCTGAACACTGAGAAACATTTCTTATACAAACACTGATTActgaaaaaaatctaataaaaccaGACCACAGCAAACTCTGTTGAGGGAACAGTATCTCTCTTCAGTCAGTCCATAGTAAACAAATGAAGTGGGCaataacattaaaaagaaatgtggaTGAGCAAACCTTTGAGTAAATCTACCCCACAGGCAACCCGACCATTGACAAAACGTCCCAATTTTAAGTTTGAATTGCTTCCTTGGGGGCTGCATAAATCTAAGGACACTAACCAGGAAAGGAGATGCAGCAAGCTAGAATTATTTCTAGTgctatttttttcatgttttttcaGATGCTCAATGGCCTCCTCAAACATTATTGAATTCCCACAAGGCAAGTGCTTCTGTGTAGACTTACACAAGAAACTTCATGTATGCCACAATCTGTAATGGTTGTTGGTTACATTTTGTATCTATTAAGAATAGGAATTCACAGTCAATTTTAGTTTACCACCACATATAACCTCAAATGTCAAATGCAGATGTGATCATTTATACATGGGATGTATGCAGCGTAGCACATATGAGGTGCATCatctggaacaggggtagggaacctgcggctctccagatgttcaggaactacaattcccatcagccactaccagcatggccaattggccatgctgacagaggctgatgggaattgtagttcctgaacatctggagagccgcaggttccctacccctgatctggaagaactggtGCCCATGACTTCCCATACTAAGGGCCACAGGCAAGATGAGCCCCAATCTTTGCCAGTGCCCTCTTTATTTTACCATACTAAACAACTGCAACTTGGTAGGTGAAGGAGCCCTGCCCTCACCTTTGAGAATGATGCTCTGTCTGCAGATTTGGAATTCCTGCACCTGCCAGTCTGTTTATGCTGCAACTCAGATTTCCCCATTTTAACACAAACATGAAGAAATGAGAACCccgctggatcaaaccaaaggaTCTTCTAGGCCAGCATTCTATTTTCCACATGATCCACCCACATACCTCCAAGAAGATCACAAGCAAGGCCAGGCTTTTACCCTCCCTCCTATCGCAGCTGGCATTCCTGAGTTACAGCACCTCTAAATGTGAAGGTTTCCACTGAGTCCTCCTCCTACCCAGCAGGCACTAATAATCTCAACCTCCACAAATTTGACTAGAGGCACAATAGTGTTTTAAGCACTTTTCTCCCAGCCTGTCCTGAATTCACTGACCTGAGTTTAATTGAGCAGCTTCAAGTTCTAATATGATGGGAGGTGGTGGGTGAGAATCCACTTGCCCCAAAATCTATGATTCAGTAGCATCGCTTGTCACCCCACCCACCGCCCCCTTTCATCTTTGCTGCTAAAGGTCCAAACCGCTTTCTCAGCTGATCTTGTCTATTTTGAGGTGCAGCTTTTCTAGATCTACCAGATCATTTTGGCCACGGGCtgactaaaaaacaacaacaactatgcaCCTTATTCCTCGACGCCAGACCCAACAGACCTCCATTCATCAGGCTGAAGGTCCAAACACTTCAGCTTTTGCATCTGATTTGGTCTGTTTATTTTGGGGTGCATCTTTCCCGGAACTACCCAGATCATTTTGGCCACGGgctgattaaaaacaacaacttatTCCTTGATGACAGACCCAGCAGACCCCCACTTCTCATCActcttgcctccccctccccttgcaatgGCCCCATGCTCGCCCAGCGCCGCCCGCGGTCCCCCGCCGTGCTTTTACCTGCAGCACCTGGTGGCAGAAGCTGCGTACGGAGCGGAGCGAGGCCAGGTCGAGCTCGCGCACTAGGAGCTCCCCGcggcattccccccctccccgcgagCACAGGCCCAGCTCCGCACGCAGCTCGCGCGCTGCTTCCTCTGCGCGGCCGCGGTCCCGGCAAGCCATTATGACCCTCGCGTGTTGCCGTAGCAGCTCCGCCGCCGTGGCCCGGCCCAGGCCGCTGTTTGCGCCGGTGATGATGACGGTCTTGCCTTCCATCGAGGCAGCAGACACGCTCCGCGTGACCTTCCCAGCTGCCGACCAGAGGCGCCGGGCGATGAGAAGCAACCCTCCGCCCAGAGTTGCGGCGAGCACGACCGCTGTGGCAGCGGCCATCTGGGCTAAGGAAGTACCATAGAGAGGAAAGGGCTAGAGCGCCACCCGCAACCTTTGTTTCCGGTTTGTTTGGAACTTCCGGTTTGAGGGATAGGACGCCAGCATGGGTGCATGCAGATTTGGGATACTAGTTAAACTAAAAGAATTTccgttgggggtgtgtgtgtgattattttTCTAGGAATCTTACATTGCAACGGGTAGGAAAagttaaataaaacagaagttctCCAGTGGCACTTTCAAGACCAACAAGTTTTATttcagtataagcttttgtgactcAGAACACACTTCATCAAAGGTGTTGCTTGTGCATCCATTAGATAGATACTTTTATGTTCCCAGCAAAGGGGGTGTTATATGGCTTAACATAAGATCTAAGAAAAAGTATTGAGTTGACACCGAGTGGATAAGAGCCACTCCTGAATGTTATTAACTTCTTGTTTTATCTTCTTAGTTTTCAGTAGATATTATATTGATCCTAAGTTTTCTGTTAATAGAGTTAagtggtggaccctaatctggggaatgcaggcaatggcaaatcgctTCTGAACATCAGTTGTTTTACAAATGTCATGGGTGAgctgtgactaaagggaacttttCACCACCACTACTATATCTAGCAACAGGGTTGTTGAATGTACCTTCCTGAATCTCATTTCCAATTTCAGTAGGAAGTTTGAGGACTTCATGTTTACAACTAGAAGGAAAAGTATTTCtttctgatttatttatgtattttgtacctcaatctcccccccccccaccccccgtagaTTCATCGTGGTTTACATAAATCTTCTGTTTTTCCACACAAACACCTGGGGGGTAGATTAGTCTGAgtgtgcgtgactggcccaaggttactcaacagcttccacagcagagtggagatttgaatttgagtctcccagatcctagtccagtggttctcaaccttcctaatgccgtgaccctttaatacagttcctcatgttgtggtgacccccaaccctaacatttatccattttacagatggagaacactgatgcagagtcctaggcgacccccgtgaaagggtcgttcgacccccaaaggggtcccgactcacaggttgagaaccactgtcctagtccaactctacaccacactggatgcaCACTGTAAAGACCAAGCTTACAGACCCTAATTAATAAAGTGGTAGAGCCCTCTGGTGGTACTGCCACACTTGAGACTGAAGGTGGCAGGTTCTAGCTTTGATTGGTActtcctgttttaaaaacctcataAGCAGAAAACTAGCACAATGAGAACAAAGGCTCTACCATCTTTCTTTGCTGTATGGGGAATTTTTATCATAAGAGGAATCACCGGTGCTCTATAGTGGTGCCGCTTGAATTAAACGTGTGAAAGATTTCAAAATGTCTTGTTTTGCCAAGGCAGTTTCTCTCACTTCTTTCTTAAGGTATATTTATTATTCCTTCTGCTTCCCTTTCAAATCTATATTGTTCTCTGCTTGGTTATGTAGTGTTAAATGTTCCCTACttcttttgaggcaggaagtttCAGGGAGAGCACTTAGGCTAGAAAACACTGAAGTGTTAAGATACTTTGTGTGTAAGATTTACTCTGTTTTACATATAACTCAAGTAGGTCACAGATGGAGGCCAAGAGGGATTCCTGCAGGGCAGTTTGCTATCCTTCCTCAGAGGACTAATCATGCACCTTAAGGCGGTTCACTCAACTGTCAGCATGGTTTGTCAGAATCCAAACTGTTTTCATAATACAGCACAACATTTTCAGATATCTCTTTAGTCTAGTTGAAAACGTTCatgagtccctcccccccccccccccggtcacacATTTATTTTTCCAGTCTTCCCTGGATTATTATAAGTGCTTGTGAACGAAGTTTAAATTTAACACTGTTTTCTTTCACAGCTCTGAAAAGCTAGCTGCTTTCAGTTGTAAACAGTCTCTCCCAACTGCCAATTTCTCTCTACCTTCTTTCTGATTTTGTCACTTATTAGGGATTTTAACTGCTTCCAATGTTCTGTCCCTATAGCAAGTGTTTGCTTGGGTGCTTCCCTCATCAAGGCTTTCTGTCTTTTTAACCAAGTAATAATTTGTGCACACCCAGATAGTTTTTGGGTAGCTCCCCTTTATTCATTGCCCTACTGGGTCACACAGGAGTACCAGGTTTGGCAGTTGAGGGATAAGCTGGAGGTCCATAATgaattgtgtgtgagagaagtaGTAGAGACATTTTGCATACACACCCCTTAAATCTCCTCCTCCAATAAACTCTTCCAGCTTGATCTGGAAATTACAAAGAAGTATGCATAAgggtggagaaaaaaaacaaactggaaatctCCCTTATGCATCTCAAGTCTCATCATGCGCTTCAGTAGGCCAATTTTCCTATCTCCTTCTGCCTTTCTTTTAAATTTCAACCATGATTAACATTCTGTGTTTCTTAGAGCATAGTCTTCATTAGAGTTTGAAGGCATCTTCATCTAACCTGGGAAGTCATATTTTTGTCTATACCTGTTACGTAGAAACCATTACCTTTCTACAGATGGTCTGGTTTTGCCCTTTTTATAACTAGTGAAGGCCACCTTCTTTACTATTAGTTATAAGCAGTTACTTGTCTGAACAAGCCAGCATGCTGGCCCCCACCTCCACTTAGAGTTGTCTGCATAAAGTTGGAGGGAATGCTACAGATCCATTCCACTAGTAGAGGTACTTCCCTTCTATGGAAGAAGCCCTCCCCAATACAAGAATATATTGTGTAAGGGGAACACTTTCATGCACTAGAAGAATAGAACTGGCAGGATCCAACCTATGCTTTGTAGGATCTAATACTGCAGTCTTACACACATATACTTAGAATTCAGTGATCCACAGTGCAATTGTAAAAACCTCGTTGAAGAGACTTAAGTTGAATTCTAAGGATTGCTCACTGAATTGCTTAGAAGTGAATATTCTGACAGGCTGTGTCACAAGAAAGGGATTTTACTTTAGTAAATGGGAAGGAAATGATATTTACAGATGTTTCCATTGTTTCCCAAGAATGCATTCTACATAACATGTAGATGGTGAAATCATGATAGTAAGGGAGCAAATTCTATTCCCTTGGGGCACTTcactccaacacaccccagctggatgacctttggctagtcacagttcttctgagctctctcagccccacctacctcacagggtgtttgttgtgagggtggaagagtaaggagtctgtaagccccctgagtctcttataggagagaaaggggggatataaatctaaactcttcttcttcttcttccatacctGGCGGTTTGAAGAATTTCTGTCATGGGATTCCAGATGAATGCAGTCTAAACAAGCCATTCAAGACTTGCAAAAACACTATAAATGTTGGTCTAGAAATACCATTGCTCATATAAAGATAAATAACAAAGACTTTTTTCCATACACGATCATTACTTATTTCACCTGGTCAATTCAAATGGTAGGGGTATACTGGATTGATGCAGGGTTAGAAAACAGCTTTTATTTAGAAAAGTACAAAATTATTATTGTTTCTAAAGCTGGCTTTTATTAAAGTGGAAAAATAGTTTTCAAAAAAGATCGACAATTCTGACATTTACTAGTTGATTTACACCACTATTGCACAAtgtaaaacacacaaaacagatACTGTCATTCCTCTCCCCCAGCAGCTGGTGACTATTGTGTAAATCGTCCTTtttgaaggggggcggggggaggttggCAGTAGTGATCTGGTTCTAAGTCATGCACTGAGAAGAACCTGTTCAGAGTTACTAACCCAACAGAGGAGCATTAATACTGGTTGAATCAATGGGGATTTTAAATTCTGAATTGCACTTTGTCAACCTGATCCTGAGCTATTCTCATACTCTGCTCCACTAAATATGCAAAAGCCTGCTGTATTGGGGAGTGCAGACAACATCCAGCAATTCAGCAGTACATATAAAACTCCATTCAATCTGTGCATTTGGAACGATTTATCTAATCATGCAAGCATTTTTGGTATGCCATTTTGGGGATTCTCTAGAGCCGAGAGATTTAAGTACAGCGCAGATGGTTTCTAATATTAAAAATCCCGAACCGGACAGAGATTGATTGACAATAACCTGTTTAGGAATTTACAAtgtattttcatttgttttcaaaaatgtcttcagagtaaaaaaaaaatctagaaaacAACAGCATAAAGTTTCTAAAATTTAGGTAGGAAAAAAGTTTAACAGCACACTGGAAGCTAAAGCGAAAGAGAACTATTTTGCAGCAGAGCTGTCTTTGAGTTTGGATTTGTGGTACTTCTGCCCAATGCCATACGGTACATGTGCGGCAATAGTACCCAACTGCCGTGCTCCTTCTATGTGGAACATCTGATCATCAAAGAAAATGTGTGGTCTGATTTTTGCCAGGACCGGGCCTTTGGGTGCCCCAGCAAGGAAGAGGGCTTCGTCAATCTGCACTCCCCAGCTGCGGAGGGtcttgagcactcttgctccggAGCTGGCAGCACTCCTGGCCGTCACCAGAAAAGTCCTGATAGGGGAATCTAAGCGCTCATTCTTTGCATAAAACTTCTTCTGTAGCCTTCCGAGATCTTCCAAGAAACCTTTCAAAGGACCCTGAAAGGCACAATGTGTCAGAAACATGCTTAGCGTTTGGCTACCATTGATTTGGAGGAGATCTATGAGTATTGTAAACAGTCTATAAGCTGAACAAAgactaaatatttttttaatcaaatgaaAAGAGGGCAAGAGAGGCTAGAAGGCCCCCTCCATATTTAATAGGATTAATGAGCTGTATCAAGACTGGGATTTCCACCCATGAAGCACAGCTTTCTTACTTCCCTCAGTGGCCAAAATCCGGTTCCTGGGATGCCCTCTTCCACAAGAACAGGATTTCAGGAGACATTTCAAGTGGTAGAGGAGGAAGTCGGGCAAATTGTCCAAGGGAAGAAATCTGTGCTCCCATGGAAACGTCTTATTTAGACCGAAGCCCATTTCTTTAGCTTGTTAGCCACACTCACTAATTTGGAGTGGgttacaatatatattttaaaagaaactttaaaaactCTTAAAATAACCCCTTTCTGTAGTTCTAGGAAAAAAGGTAGAACTGTCAACCAACATGTGACCCAGTGCAGGTACCAGGACTGATCTACATTCAGGTTTATCCAGCCTGCAATGGAGGGACAAacgccatgcaagcaatgggatGCATGCATTATCCTCCAATATAAGGGAATGGAGAATACAGAATGCTGTTCCAACCGTTTAACTCCTCTACATCCAAGAGGTTTTACTAAGAAGTTCAGGATAAGGAGCACTGGTTTAGCCAGAAGAAACACAAATTTACTCTGAACATCGGGGGAAACTTGCATTGGTTGTGTGTTTGTTTCTGGGCTCCATTTAAGATGCTGGTTTTTACCTATAAAACCTGAGACCAATGTATCTGAAAAACCACTTCGCCCAAACTTATGCCTTGCTACCAGTTATATTTTCCACAGCACTATCCTTTGTTGTGAGAAAGTTATGTCAGTGGCAGCCCACACCAAGGCCTTTTCCGTGATACCCCTCACTCTGTGCTGGAGGCCACCACCAGAGGTAAACACAGTGCCCCCTCCTTAAGAGTCCTCTATGAGACTGTTTACATTCTAAAGAgcttttttcttcatttgtcAGAATATGTTTGTTTTGAATGGTCtgcttttgttttgggttttgttaTCTGGGTTGTAAATTCACTGTTGTTAATAGATAGTATGTATGTCACCTTGACTCATGTTTTTTGGCAAAAGTTGGTTTCAAAGAAGTTTTCAATGTAGAATATGGGATCTCTTCTTTTGGAGCCTAAACATTTGGACAGTCGTCTATTAGGGATGTATCAGGCACCTTAGGACATGAGGTTGGAATAAAAAGCAGACGTGTTTCTCTTCCAGCTGTAAGATTCTATATTCTTCACTGATGCTTCCAATAATTGATTAGGCAGAATCAGGCAGGGGAGGAACTGGGGGCGATCCTGCTAGTTAGCAGCAGCTGAATAACATCTTGCCATGTCTGTTCCTCTTTTGCTTCTTTGCTTCTTTATGGTCTGGGTGTGCCCAAATGCAGGAGTCAAAGGCTTTTGTCCTTCGGTTCTTGGCCTGATGGTCAGAGCTTAGAACGGGGCAGAAGATCAGCTAACTGAGAGACAgaaaactctcagccccatccaatgggggagggaggaggcaaaaGGACTCTAAGAAGCAATGTGTCCATATGCCGCCGCATTTGCCTTTCCCAAGGCAGGTCGCAGATGTGCTGGCAGCCGCCCATTCCTCAGCCCATGCTGCAAAGCCCAGAAATCCTGGTTGTGGCAGGGCTGAACAGGTTTTTTGATCAGACACCAGCGTGGGGGCAAGTGGACCAGGGCATTCCCGGGGCAGAGCTGATCTTAGTTGGCTCCCTTCCTGGGGTTTGGGACCAGGAGTTCTGTACCCCATCCCCTGGAATGTTGGTGCCCTaagtcctgtaagccctatggggctttccaaTGGCAGGGTTGTTTCAGAGCTTTTCCTTGCTTcctgcactgctggaaagccctcttggaggtggcgaGGTGGTGCCACACTGGCTGGATGGGGATGCCCAAATCCAACCTGCTCCTGGCTTTTCCTGTATCTCggttgaatattttttttctgtcttgtctGTTGCTTCGGATTCCCATTGGTAAGAAAAATAGGGAATACATATATCATTATTGTATCTGCTCACAGCTGTCCTGAGGGCAGAAAAGGAAATGCGTCATCATACCTGTGCCAGAGGCTTATTCTCGTTCATCTTCTCGTGTTCAAAAAACCTGTCCAGGCCATGCTCTTTCACAATGATTTCGGACTCATCAGAAAACAGCACTGCGTCCCCGTCAAAGGCTACTCGGAGCTGCTTATCGTCATGAGGAACGTTTTTATTCCCTGAAAACAACGTGGCAGCAGCGATTCCtgcaaaaatattacaaaaatggTTGGTTAGCTATTGTttgcaaggtgtgtgtgtgtgtgtgtgtgtgtttgttgtagggaaCGTTTCTGGACTAGGCTGTAACTTTCTTGAA from Sphaerodactylus townsendi isolate TG3544 linkage group LG01, MPM_Stown_v2.3, whole genome shotgun sequence harbors:
- the NT5C1B gene encoding cytosolic 5'-nucleotidase 1B gives rise to the protein MSAAKERREVSEEEVAGAEQDWEAAKAAYESLTTSKRPRPPKPQNAITIAVSSRVLFNMVEERKIYEEQGVEKYVEYQQANENLTLKPGPAFSFVKALEHVNARLRELYPEDEDLFDIVLMTNNHAQVGVRLINSINHYGLLIERFCMTGGKSPIGYLKAYLTNLYLSADSEKVQEAIEAGIAAATLFSGNKNVPHDDKQLRVAFDGDAVLFSDESEIIVKEHGLDRFFEHEKMNENKPLAQGPLKGFLEDLGRLQKKFYAKNERLDSPIRTFLVTARSAASSGARVLKTLRSWGVQIDEALFLAGAPKGPVLAKIRPHIFFDDQMFHIEGARQLGTIAAHVPYGIGQKYHKSKLKDSSAAK